Part of the Pseudomonas chlororaphis genome, GCCCGAACCCGACTCACCGATCACACCGATGGCCTGGCCCCGGCGCACCGTCAGGTCGATGTCCTCCAGGACGCGGATCGTCGGCATGCCGCGCGCATCCTTGTTGCCGTAGCCGGCGGTCAAGCCCTGGATGGTCAGCAGCGGCGTGTCTTGCGCCACGCCGCACGGCGGGCGCAGGGTCGTGTCCGGTCGCGCCGCCGCCAACAGGCTGCGGGTGTAGGCGTGGGCCGGGCCCTTGAGCAACGGCGCGGTGGCGCTCTGCTCGAAGATCTGCCCGCCGTTGAGCACCACGATCTGGTCGGCCATCTGGGCCACGACGGCCAGGTCGTGGGACACGTAGACCGCCGTGGCGCCACGCTCACGCACCACGCGCTTGAAGGCACGCAACACATCGATCTGGGTGGTCACGTCCAGGGCGGTGGTCGGCTCGTCGAGCACCACCAGCAGCGGGTCGCTGATCAGCGCCATGGCCGCCATGACCCGCTGCAATTGCCCGCCGGACACTTGATGAGGATAGCGGCGGCCGATGCGTTCGGGGTTCGGCAACGCCAGGTCGCGAAACAACTCCATGGCCTTGGCTTCCAGCGTGGCCCGACTGCCCAGGCCATGGATCAGTGCCCCTTCCACCACTTGGTCGATCAACCTCTTGGCCGGGTTGAACGCCGCCGCGGCGCTTTGGGCGATGTACGAGACTCGGTTGCCACGCAAGCCCTGCAACTCGCTTTCGCTCAATGCGAGCATGTCGTGCTCGCCGATCTGCACCACCCCACCCGCCAGGCGACAGCCGCGCCGGGCGTAGCCGAGCAGCGCCAGGGCGATGGTGGTCTTGCCGGAGCCGGACTCGCCGATCAGGGCCAGCACCTCGCCTTTTTCCAGGGCGAAGCTCACGCCCTTGACGATCTCCACGTCACCGCGCTCGCCACTGGCGACCACCCGCAGGTTGTCGACTCGGATCAATTCACTCATATCAATGGCCTCCCGAACGTCGATTGCGCCGTGACGACAGGCGATCGATAAACAGATTGACGCCAATGGTCAGGGTGCCGATGGCCAACGCCGGGATCACGATGGCCGGTGCGCCCTGGTTGAGGCCACCGATGTTCTCGCGCACCAGCGATCCCAGGTCGGCGTCCGGCGGTTGCACGCCGAGGCCGAGGAAACTCATGCCGCTGAGCAGCAGGACGATGAAGCCAAAGCGCAACCCCAGGTCAGCCAGCACCGGGTTGAGCATGTTCGGCAGAATTTCCACACAGGCGACGTACAGCCGCCGCTCGCCCCGGGTGCGGGCCACTTGCACGTACTCCAGCGCCTCGATATTCACCGCCATGCTGCGGGCGATGCGAAACGCGCCCGGCGTGTAGCTCAGCACCGCCGTGCACACCAGCAGCGTCACCGACGAACCGAAGGCCGAGACCATGATCAGCGCCAGCATCTTGCTCGGGATCGAAATGAAGGCGTCCATCAGCCGACTGATCAGTTCATCCAGCCACTTGGGCGAGACCACTGACAGCAGCGCGCAACTGGTGCCGAGCCCACTGGCCAGGACCGCCGCTACCAGCGCCAGGCCCACCGTGAGGCGCGCCCCCACGAGAATGCGGCTGAGCATGTCGCGCCCCAGGTAATCGGTGCCCAGCGGGTAGGCCGCGCTGAAACTGTCGAAGATATTGTCAGAGACCACTTCGCCCACCGGGTGCGGTGCCAGCCAGGGGCCGAAGATCGCCACCAGCAGCCAGGCCGCGCACATCACGGCGCCGATCAGCCCCAGCCAGGACGAACCGTGAGCGTCCTTGCCCAATGCCAGTGCGACCGCCGCCGTCGGGGATTTCACAATGGGATTGTTCATTGGTTTCTCAGCCTCGGATTGGAAAGGATCGCGCACAGATCGGCAATCAGCACCAACATCAGGTACGCCGTGCAGAACAGCATGGTGCAGGCCTGGACCAGCGCCATGTCACGGTTGGTCACCGCATCGACCATCAGGCTGGCAATGCCGGGGTAGTTGAAAATCGTCTCGACGATCACCACCCCGCCCAGCAGATAGGAGAGGCTCAAGGCGATGGCGTTGGCGATCGGTCCAATCGCGTTGGGCAAGGCATGCCGCAACACCACCCGCACCGCACTCACGCCCTTGAGGCGGGCCATTTCCACGTAGGGGCTGTCCAATTGATCGATCACCGCGGCCCGGGTCATGCGCGCCATCTGCGCAACGATCACGCAGCACAGCGTCATCACCGGCAAGGCGTAGGTGCGCATGAACTGCCACGGCGAGGTGATTTCACTGGCGTAGGACAGCGCCGAAAGCCAACCCAGGTTCACCGCGAAAATCAGCACCGCCAGGGTCGCGACCAGGAACTCCGGCACCGCCACCATCATCAGGGTTAAGAAGCTCATGAAACCGTCGACGCGGCCACCACGCCACATCGCCGAGCCAATGCCCAGGATCAATGCCACGGGCACCGAGACCAGCGCCGTGGTGGCCGCCAGCATCAGCGTGTTGGGCACCCTGCCTGCCATCAGCTCGGTGACCGGCACGGCATTGGAGACCGACACGCCGAGGTCGCCACTGAGCAGGCTCGTCAACCAGTGCAGGTAGCGCAGCACACCCGGCTGATCGAGGCCCATCTTCACCCGCAGCGCCGCGACCTGCTCCGGCGTGGCGAACTGTCCAAGGGCCTGTTGCGCCGCGTCTCCCGGCAACACCGCCGTGATGGCGAACACCACCATCGAGACGATCAACAGCGTCACGATCGCGGCGCCTGCGCGCCGGCCGATCAGCCACAGTGTGCTGCTATTCATCACCCTGCCCTCCTGCCCGGTCACCCGGCCGATACCCGACGCTCATCAGGCGTCCAGCCAGACTTGCTCGGCGAACATGTAACCCATGAAACCGCCCAGCGGGTTGGTGCCATAGCCCTTGACGCGCTGGTCGACGCCGTCGATGTTGCTGATGAACACCGGAATGCCGATGCCGCTGTGGTCGTGCACCAGGGTCTGCATGTCGGCGTACATCTTGCCGCGCTTGGCCTCGTCGGTTTCCCCCCGGGCCTGCACCAACAGTTGGTCGAACTGCGGGTTCTTCCAACCGGACTCGTTCCACGGCGCCAAGGACTGGAAGAACTGCGAAAACAGCATGTCGGCGTTGGGACGCGGGTTGATGTTGCCGAAACTCAGCGGGTGCTTGGCCCAGTGGTTGGACCAGTAGCCATCGCTCGGCAGGCGGTTGACGTTGAGCTTGAGCCCGGCTTCCTTGGCCGATTGCTGCAACAGCACGGCCACGTCCACCGAACCGGTGGCGGCCGGCGAGCACATCAACGGCATGCTGATGCTTTCCATGCCGGCCTTCTTGAGCAGGAACCTGGCCTTCTCCGGGTCGTAGACCCGCTGAGGCAGGTCGGCGTTGTAGAACCGTGCGCCGGGGGCGATGGGGTGGTCGTTGCCGACCCGGGCGAAGCCACGGAAGATCGCCGACTTGACCTGCTCGCGGTCCAGCAGCAGTTTCAGCGCCTCGGTGAACTCGGCGCTCTGGCCGGGCATCTGGTCCTGGCGAATGATCAGGTCGGTGTAGTTGCCCGACGGGGAATCCACCACACGATGGCCGCTGCTGTCCTTGATCCGCGTGGTCGAACGCGGGTTGACCTCGTTGATGATCTGCACGTCGCCCGACAGCAGCGCGTTGACCCGCGACGGCTCGTCGCCGATGCCGATGAATTCGATCTCGTCCAGGTACGGCAGGCCGGGTTTCCAGTAGCCGGTGTTGCGTACACCGATCGAACGCACCCCAGGCTTGAATTCCTTGACCTTGTACGGCCCGGTCCCGATGCCCTGGTTGAAGTCGCTGGTGCCCTCCGGGACGATCAGCAGGTGAGAAACGGCGAGGATCGACGGCAGTTCGGCATTCGGGCCGCTCAGGCGGATCTGCACCTCGTGGGTGCCGGTGGCCTTGACCTCGGCGAACTGCTCCGCCAGCGACATGACCTTGGAACCGGTGATCGGGTCTTTGTGGCGCATCAGCGAATACACCACATCGGCAGCGGTCAGCCCCTTGCCGTTGTGGAACGTCACTTCCTTGCGCAGGGTGACGACCCAGAGCGTGGCATCGGTGGTGTCGATGCGTTCGGCCAGCTCCAGTTGCGGCACCATGTGGCTGTCGAAACGGGTCAGGCCGTTGTAGAACATGTAGTGACGTACGTAGTCGGTGGACGACGAGCCTTTGGCCGGGTCCAGGGTATCGGCGGTCGAGCTGGAGATGCCCGCGACGCGGATACGCCCGCCGGGCTTGCCTTTGCCGGGGTTGGCCTGTTCATCGGCGAACAACTTGCCAGCGGCGCCGAACAGGCTGCCGGCCCCCGCTGCCGCGACACCCGCCAGCCCCAGCATCTGCAAGGCGTGGCGACGCGACATGCCGCGGTTGAGCCCTTCGAAAACACGCAGACTTTCTGTGCCGGTAATCAACTGGCTGTCGATGCTGTTCTTATTGTCAGTCATGTCAGTTCTACCTTTCCAAGTGATAAGGGCTCGGTTGCGCACGGTTGACGCAACGTGAATGGAACGCCAAGCAACTTCATGAAACTCAGTGCAGGTAGTCCTGCAGCCGGTAGTACGCCCCCACCAACGGCAGGAACCAAGGCTTGCCGAAGTGGCCGGGGATGGCCGGCCAATCGAGTTCACGCCAAGGATTGGCCTCGGCCTTGCCGGCCATGACCTCGGCCATGACCTGGCCCATGTGCACCGACATCTGCACGCCATGGCCGCTGTAGCCCATGGAGTGGAACACCCCGCCATGCTGCCCGGCCCGGGGCAGGCGATCGGACGTCATGTCCACCAGGCCGCCCCAGCAATAATCGATCCGGGTGTTCGCCAGTTGCGGGAACATCCGCACCATCGCCGCTTGCAGCACCTTGCCGCTCTTGGCATCGGACACGCTGTCGGACATGGCAAACCGCGCGCGGCCGCCAAACAGCAGGCGATTGTCCGGCGTCAACCGGAAGTAATTGCCGATCATCCGGCTGGTGACATAGGAGCGCCGGGCCGGCAGCAGGCTGTCGATCAATGCGTCAGGCAACACCTCAGTAGCCACCACGAAGCTGCCCACCGGGACAATGCGCCGCCGATACCAACCCAAGCCGCCCTGCTGGCTGGCGCCGGTCGCCAACAAGACCTGCGAGGCGTGCAACGTGCCCTTGCTGGTGTTGACCCGATAGCCGCCGGCGCTGGCCTTCCAGTCCTTGACCGTGACGCCCTGGAAGATCAGCGCGCCGTGACGCGCCGCCGCCTCGGCCAGGCCGATCCCGAAGCGCCCGACGTGCATCTGCACGCCGTTGCGCTGCAACAGGCCGCCGTGGAACTGGCTGGAGTTGACCTCCGCCCGGGCCTCTTGCGCAGACAGCAATTGGACCTGGGCATCGACCTCCTTGCGAATCAGCTCGCAAGTGCGCGCCAACCCTTCGTAGTGCATCGGCTTGGCGGCCAGTTTGAGCTTGCCGTTGCGCTTGAGGTCGCAGGCAATCCCCTCCTGCTCCACCAGTGAAACGACGCTTTGCACCGCGCTTTCGTAGGCCTGGTAATAGGCACGCGCCTTATCGGCGCCAAGGCTGGCGGTGAGTGCGGCGTAGTCCTGGGCCACGCCGGTGCTGCAATGGCCGCCGTTGCGCCCCGACGCTTCGCCGATCACTCTGCCGGCCTCCAGCACTACCACGCTGGCGCCCTTCAAGGCCAAGGCGCGGGCCGCCGCCAGGCCGGTGAAGCCACCACCCACGATGGCGACGTCGACCTGCCCCGGCAACCCGCCGAGCTGGGCACCGGTGAACGCCGGTGCGGTATCGAGCCAATAGGACTCACTGCCCATGTCTAACCCCTTTGACCTTGAAGAATGCGTGCGCCTCAGAGCCCGACCAGGCCGGGCAAGCCACCGATATCGGCGATCTGGTGGTAGCCGTAGATGGCGTTGCCTGGTTGTTCATGGCCACGGGCGACGAAGGCTTTGTTCCTGATCTTCATGTCGTGGGCGGGCATCAGGTCATAGCGGAAACTGGACGAGACGTGCAGCACGTCCTCCGGCCCGCAGCCTAAGTTGTCGAGCATGAATTCGAAGGCCGCCAGGCGCGGCTTGTAGGCCTGGGCCTGCTGGGCGGTGAAGACTTTATGAAAAGGCGCGCCGAGCTTGTCGACGTTGGACATGATCTGCTCGTCCATCGCGTTGGAGAAAATCACCAGGGGGATCTTGTCGGCGATCTTCGACAGGCCCGCCGGTACGTCGGCGTGCGGGCCCCAGGTGGGAACGGCATCGTAATAGAGCTGGCCTTCGCCCCGGTACTCGACGCCCCAACGCTTGCAGACCCGCATCAGGGAGGTCTTGATGATTTCATCATAGGGCCGCCAGTCACCCATCACCTGGTCCAGGCGATAGGCGGCGAAGTCCGTGACGAACTGGTCCATCTGCCCGGCGCTGACACGGTCGGCAAACAGCTCGCGGGTCATGGTGCCCATCTGGAAATTGGTCAACGTGCCGTAGCAGTCGAAGGTGATGTACTTGGGTCGAAGAAAGCTCATGAGTGCGGGTCCTGATGATGGTTGAGGGCCTGACGTGGCAAACATTGCTGCGGGTCGTGAGGCGTCGCGGCATCGCTGCATCACGTTTTCATTACAACACCATGAGACCGTGGAAAAACGGTTAAAAATACTGGCCGCTTGGTACAAACCACCGTTTTGCGGGGCTCCCTCAGCAGACTTTGCGGGATGCTCCAGGCGTGGGCGCTGCACCCGTGTTTCTGAGGCTTTGCGGGCAGTTATGGTGCGCAAACCGGCGCTGCAAAGGGTGCTTTACGGCAGAATCTACGCCTGGAATAGGCAGTGCTGACGGCTGTGTGGAATGGACGATCGCTTTCGCGAGCAAGCTCGCGCCCACAGGAGGTATCGGGTGTTGCTGCACTGGATGCACACCACCAAACCACTGTGGAAGCGAGCTTGCTCGCGAAGGCGGCAGGCCTGTAGAACTCAGGCCTTCAATTCAGCCTCGAAGAAGCTCACCAAGGCCTGTACCCGTGCGCTGCGGAGCTTGCGCGAGGGCACCAGCAGGTTGATCGGGGCGCTGTCGAATTGCCAATCGGCGAGCACCCGCACCAGGCGGCCTTCGGCGATGGCTTTGCTGACGTCCCATTGCGAGCGCAGCACCAAGCCCAGCCCCTGCTCGGCCCAACGCCGGGCCACGCTGCCGTCGTTGCTCAATAGCGCGGGCTTGATGCGCAACGTCTTGCGCCCCTGCCCGTTGCGCAGATGCCACAGCGTGACGTCTTCATCGTTTTCCCGAATACAGATGCAGCGGTGCTCGGCCAGTTGCTCAGGTAACGCAGGCGTACCGTACTGCTCCAGATAGGCCGGACTTGCGCAGAGCCATCGGTCATTCTGGGTCAGGGGCAGGGCCACCCACTGGCTGTCACTGAGGGCGCCGACGTGTATCACCGCGTCGCTGTCATGGCGATCAGGCCAGGGCGTCTCGCGCAAATCCAGGTGCAGGCACAGGTGCGGATGCAGCCGGGCAAAACGGGCCAGCAGCGGCGCGATGCGTTGTCGACCATAGCCGAACGGCGCCGCCAGCCTGAGAGTGCCGGCCAGCTGATCGTCCTGTTGCTTGAACGACTCGGGCAGCGCCTCCAACTGCTCCAGCAACAGTGCGCTCTGGCGCGAGAACCGCTCGCCGTCGGCGGTCAGGCTCAGGCGCCGGGCGTCGCGGTTGGCCAAGGTCAGGCCGAGCAGCGTTTCCAGCTTGCGCAAACGCATGGATAGCGCCGGTGGCGAGACATTGAGGGCCCTGGCGGCGGCACTCAACGAATCGGAACGCGCCAGCGTCACGGCCATGCGCAGGTCTTCGATGGCAATCATTCAATTCAACTTAATGATAGATGACGAAGCATTGAACCATAACTTCACGATGGCTGCGTAGAGTCGCCCTGTCTCCCCTCACCGAGCCCTGCCCATGCCTGCCTCCCTTGCCTCTCTCGACACCCCCGTTGCGCTCATCGATGTGCCGCGAATGCAACGCAATATCCAACGCATGCAGCAACGCATGGACGCATTGGGCGTTCACCTGCGCCCGCACATCAAGACCAGCAAATGCCTGCCCGTGGTCCAGGCGCAGATCCAGGCCGGCGCCAGCGGGATCACCGTCTCCACCTTGAAGGAGGCGCAACACTGTTTCGCCAACGGCATCCAGGACATCTTCTATGCGGTCGCCATGGCTCCTGGCAAATTGCCCCAGGCCCTGGCCCTCAGGCGCAAGGGCTGCCAGCTGAGCCTCCTGGTCGACAGCCTGGCCGCCGCCCAGGCCGTCGTTGATTTCGGCGGGCACCACGACGAACGTTTCGCCGTCTGGATCGAGATCGATTGCGACGGCCATCGATCCGGCC contains:
- a CDS encoding ABC transporter, with product MSELIRVDNLRVVASGERGDVEIVKGVSFALEKGEVLALIGESGSGKTTIALALLGYARRGCRLAGGVVQIGEHDMLALSESELQGLRGNRVSYIAQSAAAAFNPAKRLIDQVVEGALIHGLGSRATLEAKAMELFRDLALPNPERIGRRYPHQVSGGQLQRVMAAMALISDPLLVVLDEPTTALDVTTQIDVLRAFKRVVRERGATAVYVSHDLAVVAQMADQIVVLNGGQIFEQSATAPLLKGPAHAYTRSLLAAARPDTTLRPPCGVAQDTPLLTIQGLTAGYGNKDARGMPTIRVLEDIDLTVRRGQAIGVIGESGSGKSTLARVVAGLLTPAVGGLAFDGHPLGGSLSERTDEQFRRIQMVFQNADTALNPMHSISTILGRPLKMYFGLKGAALRERIGELLDLVRLPRDLAERRPGELSGGQKQRVNLARALAAKPDLILCDEVTSALDTVVGAAILELLRDLRQQLGVSYLFISHDISTVRALCDDIVVMYSGYKVQAGARQAFAQAPFHPYTDLLIHSVPEMRQGWLESCGATTCGSLPALGPRADVPGLCTFLERCPVRVDGVCNRTAPPRRIIDGGSEVLCHHDSGELLKTQQDSNSMIVGAYA
- a CDS encoding DNA-directed RNA polymerase subunit alpha, whose protein sequence is MNNPIVKSPTAAVALALGKDAHGSSWLGLIGAVMCAAWLLVAIFGPWLAPHPVGEVVSDNIFDSFSAAYPLGTDYLGRDMLSRILVGARLTVGLALVAAVLASGLGTSCALLSVVSPKWLDELISRLMDAFISIPSKMLALIMVSAFGSSVTLLVCTAVLSYTPGAFRIARSMAVNIEALEYVQVARTRGERRLYVACVEILPNMLNPVLADLGLRFGFIVLLLSGMSFLGLGVQPPDADLGSLVRENIGGLNQGAPAIVIPALAIGTLTIGVNLFIDRLSSRRNRRSGGH
- a CDS encoding ABC transporter permease, producing the protein MNSSTLWLIGRRAGAAIVTLLIVSMVVFAITAVLPGDAAQQALGQFATPEQVAALRVKMGLDQPGVLRYLHWLTSLLSGDLGVSVSNAVPVTELMAGRVPNTLMLAATTALVSVPVALILGIGSAMWRGGRVDGFMSFLTLMMVAVPEFLVATLAVLIFAVNLGWLSALSYASEITSPWQFMRTYALPVMTLCCVIVAQMARMTRAAVIDQLDSPYVEMARLKGVSAVRVVLRHALPNAIGPIANAIALSLSYLLGGVVIVETIFNYPGIASLMVDAVTNRDMALVQACTMLFCTAYLMLVLIADLCAILSNPRLRNQ
- a CDS encoding ABC transporter substrate-binding protein, whose amino-acid sequence is MTDNKNSIDSQLITGTESLRVFEGLNRGMSRRHALQMLGLAGVAAAGAGSLFGAAGKLFADEQANPGKGKPGGRIRVAGISSSTADTLDPAKGSSSTDYVRHYMFYNGLTRFDSHMVPQLELAERIDTTDATLWVVTLRKEVTFHNGKGLTAADVVYSLMRHKDPITGSKVMSLAEQFAEVKATGTHEVQIRLSGPNAELPSILAVSHLLIVPEGTSDFNQGIGTGPYKVKEFKPGVRSIGVRNTGYWKPGLPYLDEIEFIGIGDEPSRVNALLSGDVQIINEVNPRSTTRIKDSSGHRVVDSPSGNYTDLIIRQDQMPGQSAEFTEALKLLLDREQVKSAIFRGFARVGNDHPIAPGARFYNADLPQRVYDPEKARFLLKKAGMESISMPLMCSPAATGSVDVAVLLQQSAKEAGLKLNVNRLPSDGYWSNHWAKHPLSFGNINPRPNADMLFSQFFQSLAPWNESGWKNPQFDQLLVQARGETDEAKRGKMYADMQTLVHDHSGIGIPVFISNIDGVDQRVKGYGTNPLGGFMGYMFAEQVWLDA
- a CDS encoding FAD-dependent oxidoreductase, encoding MGSESYWLDTAPAFTGAQLGGLPGQVDVAIVGGGFTGLAAARALALKGASVVVLEAGRVIGEASGRNGGHCSTGVAQDYAALTASLGADKARAYYQAYESAVQSVVSLVEQEGIACDLKRNGKLKLAAKPMHYEGLARTCELIRKEVDAQVQLLSAQEARAEVNSSQFHGGLLQRNGVQMHVGRFGIGLAEAAARHGALIFQGVTVKDWKASAGGYRVNTSKGTLHASQVLLATGASQQGGLGWYRRRIVPVGSFVVATEVLPDALIDSLLPARRSYVTSRMIGNYFRLTPDNRLLFGGRARFAMSDSVSDAKSGKVLQAAMVRMFPQLANTRIDYCWGGLVDMTSDRLPRAGQHGGVFHSMGYSGHGVQMSVHMGQVMAEVMAGKAEANPWRELDWPAIPGHFGKPWFLPLVGAYYRLQDYLH
- a CDS encoding dehalogenase — protein: MSFLRPKYITFDCYGTLTNFQMGTMTRELFADRVSAGQMDQFVTDFAAYRLDQVMGDWRPYDEIIKTSLMRVCKRWGVEYRGEGQLYYDAVPTWGPHADVPAGLSKIADKIPLVIFSNAMDEQIMSNVDKLGAPFHKVFTAQQAQAYKPRLAAFEFMLDNLGCGPEDVLHVSSSFRYDLMPAHDMKIRNKAFVARGHEQPGNAIYGYHQIADIGGLPGLVGL
- a CDS encoding LysR family transcriptional regulator, with protein sequence MIAIEDLRMAVTLARSDSLSAAARALNVSPPALSMRLRKLETLLGLTLANRDARRLSLTADGERFSRQSALLLEQLEALPESFKQQDDQLAGTLRLAAPFGYGRQRIAPLLARFARLHPHLCLHLDLRETPWPDRHDSDAVIHVGALSDSQWVALPLTQNDRWLCASPAYLEQYGTPALPEQLAEHRCICIRENDEDVTLWHLRNGQGRKTLRIKPALLSNDGSVARRWAEQGLGLVLRSQWDVSKAIAEGRLVRVLADWQFDSAPINLLVPSRKLRSARVQALVSFFEAELKA